From the genome of Miscanthus floridulus cultivar M001 chromosome 10, ASM1932011v1, whole genome shotgun sequence, one region includes:
- the LOC136488786 gene encoding uncharacterized protein has protein sequence MVELGKITHHFLVTQFTPSSFFFFPVASLPVASFHRRSSTGSSPARASRPAAPAPPLPSPGEPLPSHRGVPRPRRRGVHGRPPATAACPVPDAVPDPSVGEPAPAPPREVAPPARAARPLRSPARDSAAAPSHCLPLGTAARPVLEAVPDRGRGRPPRCSARVRLHVP, from the coding sequence ATGGTAGAGTTAGGAAAAATTACCCACCACTTCCTCGTGACACAATTTACCCCCtcgtcctttttctttttccccgTAGCTTCTCTTCCGGTCGCGTCCTTTCACCGTCGTAGCTCCACCGGCAGCTCCCCGGCGAGGGCCTCCAGGCCAGCAGCGcccgcgccgcccctcccctcccctggcGAGCCGCTCCCCAGCCACCGCGGCGTGCCTCGTCCACGACGCCGCGGCGTCCATGGCCGGCCCCCAGCCACCGCGGCGTGCCCCGTCCCCGACGCAGTGCCCGACCCGTCCGTCGGCGAGCCCGCGCCCGCCCCCCCGCGCGAGGTCGCTCCCCCAGCCCGCGCTGCAAGGCCGCTTCGATCCCCAGCCCGCGACAGCGCCGCCGCGCCCAGCCATTGCCTGCCCCTAGGCACCGCGGCGCGCCCCGTCCTCGAAGCAGTGCCcgaccgtggccgtggccgcccGCCGCGATGCAGCGCCCGCGTGAGGTTGCACGTGCCGTGA
- the LOC136484816 gene encoding serine carboxypeptidase-like 42, translating into MAAASWRAVALAVAAVGCWLLGGGGGAWAFPAEDLVTRLPGQPPVTFRQFAGYVDVDVKAGRSLFYYFAEAQQDAAAKPLTLWLNGGPGCSSIGGGAFTELGPFYPRGDGRGLRLNKKSWNKASNLLFVESPAGVGWSYSNTSSDHNTGDVRTANDMYQFLLGWYAKFPEYRSRALFLTGESYAGHYIPQLTDVLLTHNEKSKGFKFNIKGVAIGNPLLKLDRDVPATYEYFWSHGMISDEIFLAISHGCDFEDYTFSDPHNESKSCNDAIAEANSIVGDYVNNYDVILDVCYPSIVMQELRLREYATKISIGVDVCMSYERFFYFNLPEVQQALHANRTHLKYHWSMCSDILNYSNTDGNINILPTLQRIVEHKIPLWVFSGDQDSVVPLLGSRTLVRELAHTMGLHVTVPYSTWFRKGQVGGWVTEYGNFLTFATVRGASHMVPFAQPDRALRLFQSIVLGQRLPNTTNPPIE; encoded by the exons ATGGCGGCGGCTTCTTGGAGAGCTGTGGCGCTGGCGGTGGCCGCGGTGGGCTGCTGGCTtcttggtggcggtggcggcgcgtgGGCGTTCCCGGCAGAGGATTTGGTCACGCGGCTGCCGGGCCAGCCGCCGGTCACGTTCAGGCAGTTCGCCGGgtacgtcgacgtcgacgtcaaGGCCGGCAGGAGCCTCTTCTACTACTTCGCCGAGGCGCAGCAGGACGCCGCCGCCAAACCGCTCACGCTGTGGCTTAATGGAG GGCCTGGCTGTTCTTCGATTGGAGGTGGTGCTTTCACAGAGCTAGGGCCATTTTATCCGAGAGGAGATGGTCGAGGCCTCAGATTGAACAAGAAGTCATGGAACAAAG CGTCCAATCTTCTGTTTGTGGAATCACCAGCTGGAGTTGGATGGTCTTATTCAAACACTTCATCAGACCACAACACTGGAGATGTGCGGACAG CTAATGACATGTACCAATTTCTGCTGGGCTGGTATGCGAAGTTTCCTGAGTACAGATCAAGAGCTTTATTTCTTACGGGAGAGAGTTACGCAG GGCATTATATACCACAACTCACTGATGTACTTCTCACCCATAACGAGAAATCAAAGGGTTTCAAGTTCAATATTAAGGGAGTCGCT ATCGGGAATCCGCTTCTCAAGCTTGATAGAGATGTCCCTGCAACCTACGAGTATTTCTGGTCTCATGGCATGATCTCTGATGAAATATTTCTAGCGATCAGCCACGGTTGTGATTTCGAGGATTACACCTTCAGCGACCCCCACAATGAGAGCAAGTCATGCAACGATgcaattgcagaagcaaacagtATAGTTGGAGACTATGTCAACAACTATGATgttattcttgatgtctgctacCCATCAATCGTGATGCAGGAGCTACGGTTGCGAGAATAT GCCACAAAAATCAGTATTGGAGTGGATGTCTGCATGTCCTATGAAAGGTTTTTCTATTTCAATCTACCAGAGGTGCAGCAGGCTCTGCATGCTAACAGGACGCATTTGAAGTATCACTGGAGCATGTGCAGTGA TATCCTGAACTACAGCAATACAGATGGCAACATCAACATCTTGCCTACACTTCAAAGAATTGTGGAGCACAAGATACCACTGTGGGTGTTCAG CGGGGATCAAGACTCTGTTGTGCCCTTGTTGGGCAGCCGAACCCTTGTGCGAGAGCTAGCTCACACCATGGGGTTGCATGTCACAGTCCCCTACAGCACTTGGTTCCGCAAAGGCCAG GTTGGAGGCTGGGTGACGGAGTATGGCAACTTTCTGACCTTCGCCACAGTGCGAGGTGCATCTCACATGGTGCCATTTGCACAGCCAGACCGAGCTCTCAGGCTATTTCAATCAATTGTACTCGGGCAAAGACTACCAAACACAACCAATCCACCAATTGAGTAA